A section of the Asticcacaulis sp. EMRT-3 genome encodes:
- a CDS encoding HPr kinase/phosphatase C-terminal domain-containing protein: MPKLVIHATSLSLLTGAQWRGVLIMGPSGIGKSDLALRAIQAGCALVSDDYSCLWSSGGHLYAAAPETIAGRMEIRGLAISDITPRPFTRVHLAVLAQSDPAERLPAAEITEILGHALPTIRLVPQQASSVSKLLTALRGRVN; encoded by the coding sequence ATGCCCAAGCTCGTGATCCACGCCACCAGTCTCAGCCTGCTCACCGGCGCGCAATGGCGCGGCGTGCTGATCATGGGGCCTTCCGGCATCGGCAAGAGCGATCTGGCCTTGCGCGCCATTCAGGCCGGATGCGCCCTGGTCAGCGATGATTATTCGTGCCTGTGGTCTTCCGGCGGCCATCTCTATGCTGCCGCGCCCGAAACCATTGCCGGGCGCATGGAGATTCGCGGTCTGGCTATTTCCGATATAACGCCGCGCCCCTTTACCCGCGTCCATCTGGCGGTGCTGGCCCAAAGCGATCCGGCGGAACGCCTGCCGGCGGCCGAAATCACCGAAATTCTCGGCCACGCCCTCCCGACGATCCGCCTTGTGCCGCAACAGGCGTCGAGCGTCAGCAAACTTTTGACCGCCCTGCGCGGGCGCGTGAATTAG
- a CDS encoding PTS sugar transporter subunit IIA: protein MIGLVIVTHGRLADEFVAAMEHVVGPQSQLTAICIGPEDDVARRRQDILAATFANDSGDGVILLTDMFGGTPSNLAISVMEQTKAEVIAGLNLPMLIKLASLRKSESLDACVSHAQEAGRKYVTVASYVLSGDN from the coding sequence ATGATCGGACTGGTGATCGTTACCCATGGCAGGCTGGCTGACGAATTCGTAGCCGCTATGGAGCATGTGGTCGGGCCGCAAAGCCAGCTTACGGCCATCTGCATCGGCCCGGAAGACGATGTGGCCCGCCGCCGTCAGGATATACTGGCCGCCACCTTCGCCAATGATTCCGGCGATGGCGTGATTCTGCTGACCGATATGTTTGGCGGCACCCCGTCCAATCTCGCCATTTCGGTGATGGAACAGACCAAGGCTGAAGTCATTGCCGGCCTCAACCTGCCCATGCTGATCAAGCTGGCCTCTTTGCGCAAAAGCGAATCGCTCGATGCCTGCGTCAGTCATGCGCAGGAAGCCGGACGCAAATATGTCACCGTCGCCTCCTATGTTCTGTCGGGCGATAATTAA
- a CDS encoding HPr family phosphocarrier protein — protein MSDTDVPVRAEVEICNNKGLHARASAKFVKLASSFDAQIYVLKDDSRVDALSIMGLLMLAAAKGSTITIEAEGEEAGDAVPALVDLVARKFDEEA, from the coding sequence TTGAGCGATACAGACGTGCCGGTACGGGCCGAGGTCGAAATCTGTAACAATAAGGGCCTGCACGCGCGGGCCTCGGCCAAGTTCGTCAAGCTGGCCTCGTCTTTCGACGCCCAGATCTATGTGCTGAAGGATGACAGCCGCGTCGATGCCTTGTCAATTATGGGGCTTTTGATGCTGGCCGCCGCCAAGGGTTCAACCATCACCATCGAGGCCGAGGGCGAAGAGGCCGGAGACGCTGTGCCGGCCCTGGTTGATCTGGTGGCCCGCAAATTCGACGAAGAGGCCTGA
- a CDS encoding CsbD family protein, with amino-acid sequence MNNDRLQGSWDQVRGKAQKMWGKLTDDDLNIIEGDRKILSGKIQERYGIAQDEADKQIDEWTRNHH; translated from the coding sequence ATGAATAACGACCGTTTGCAAGGTAGCTGGGATCAGGTGCGCGGCAAGGCCCAGAAGATGTGGGGCAAGCTGACCGACGATGACCTCAATATCATCGAAGGCGACCGCAAGATTCTGTCCGGCAAGATTCAGGAACGTTACGGCATCGCTCAGGATGAGGCCGACAAGCAGATCGACGAATGGACGCGCAATCATCACTGA
- a CDS encoding aldo/keto reductase: MKTRTLGQNLEVSALGLGCMGMSWAYGPSDRDACLKLLREAVDLGVTFFDTAEVYGPFTNEELVGEALKPVRDQVVIATKFGFKIDESGMRGVDSRPEHIRAVAEASLKRLGIETIDLLYQHRVDPNVPIEDVAGTVRDLISEGKVRHFGLSEASATTIRRAHAVQPVTALQSEYSLWTRDPEAEILPTLEELKIGFVPFSPLGRGFLTGQMAPLGEHDIRASNPRFTGEAAQQNARVVDALKDLAASKNVTSAQLALGWLLAQKPWIVPIPGTRHLSRLKENIAAADLNLSPSDLQEIEQVIARTGFAGARYAEAGLAMVNL, encoded by the coding sequence ATGAAAACACGCACACTCGGTCAAAATCTCGAAGTCTCGGCGCTCGGCCTCGGCTGTATGGGGATGAGCTGGGCCTACGGCCCGTCCGACCGCGACGCCTGCCTGAAGCTGTTGCGCGAGGCGGTCGATCTTGGCGTCACCTTTTTCGACACGGCCGAAGTCTATGGCCCCTTCACCAATGAGGAACTGGTCGGCGAGGCGCTGAAGCCGGTGCGCGATCAGGTGGTGATCGCCACCAAGTTCGGCTTTAAAATCGATGAGTCCGGGATGCGCGGCGTCGATTCCCGCCCCGAACATATCCGCGCCGTCGCCGAAGCCTCGCTGAAGCGCCTCGGCATCGAAACCATCGACCTGCTCTATCAGCACCGCGTCGATCCGAATGTGCCGATCGAGGATGTGGCCGGTACGGTGCGCGATCTGATCAGCGAGGGCAAGGTCAGGCATTTCGGCCTGTCGGAGGCTTCCGCCACCACCATCCGCCGCGCCCATGCCGTCCAGCCGGTCACAGCGCTGCAAAGCGAATATTCGCTGTGGACGCGCGATCCCGAAGCCGAAATCCTGCCCACACTGGAAGAGCTGAAGATCGGTTTCGTGCCCTTTTCGCCGCTGGGACGCGGCTTTCTGACCGGGCAGATGGCGCCGCTGGGCGAGCATGATATTCGCGCCAGTAATCCGCGCTTCACCGGCGAGGCGGCGCAACAAAACGCCCGCGTTGTTGACGCACTGAAAGACCTCGCTGCCAGCAAAAACGTCACCTCGGCGCAACTGGCCTTGGGCTGGCTGCTGGCGCAAAAGCCGTGGATTGTGCCCATTCCCGGCACCCGCCACCTAAGCCGCCTCAAGGAAAACATCGCCGCCGCCGATCTTAACCTCAGTCCGTCCGATCTACAGGAAATCGAGCAGGTGATCGCCCGCACCGGCTTTGCAGGCGCCCGCTATGCCGAAGCCGGGTTGGCTATGGTCAATCTCTGA
- a CDS encoding DUF4142 domain-containing protein: MSAQAQTAAAPESQMATSPASAAASSASAGTDAAAAPAASAAEAPNAAKDFIRQAFLANEFGIAASQVAIAKAQSPATKAAAQAVLNDGMKVRQDMITAIQGSTSDMHFDQTWSADYKARLAELQTTPDADFDQKYATVQGQVLTNAASLFSAYAATGQDVAVKTFASKTLPTIQADASKLTVAG, translated from the coding sequence ATGAGCGCTCAGGCTCAAACGGCAGCAGCGCCCGAAAGCCAGATGGCGACATCGCCGGCCTCCGCTGCTGCCAGCAGCGCCTCTGCGGGTACGGATGCCGCTGCGGCCCCTGCCGCCTCGGCTGCCGAAGCCCCCAATGCCGCCAAGGATTTTATTCGTCAGGCCTTTCTCGCCAATGAATTCGGCATCGCCGCCAGTCAGGTGGCTATCGCCAAGGCGCAGTCACCCGCTACCAAGGCCGCCGCTCAGGCCGTGCTCAATGATGGCATGAAGGTGCGTCAGGATATGATCACCGCCATTCAGGGCTCGACCTCGGACATGCATTTTGACCAGACCTGGAGCGCCGATTACAAGGCCAGGCTGGCCGAGTTGCAAACCACGCCGGACGCCGATTTTGACCAGAAATATGCCACCGTGCAGGGTCAGGTTCTGACCAATGCCGCGTCCCTGTTCAGCGCCTATGCCGCCACGGGCCAGGATGTCGCCGTCAAAACTTTCGCCAGCAAGACCTTGCCGACGATTCAGGCCGATGCCAGCAAGCTGACTGTGGCGGGCTGA
- a CDS encoding metalloregulator ArsR/SmtB family transcription factor, which yields MTNDDAVVNLFALAHPGRLNVFRTIVQAGPEGMAAGKIAKSVGIPANTASTHLSILTGAGLLSAYRDGRSIIYRADFGHYADLMRFMLSECSENHPGAAVALHDYFAAHPLPAA from the coding sequence ATGACGAACGATGATGCGGTGGTTAATCTTTTTGCGCTCGCCCATCCCGGCCGCCTCAATGTTTTCCGCACCATCGTGCAGGCGGGCCCGGAGGGCATGGCCGCCGGAAAAATTGCTAAAAGCGTCGGGATTCCGGCCAATACGGCCTCGACCCATCTCAGCATCCTGACGGGAGCTGGCCTGCTCAGCGCCTATCGTGACGGTCGTTCGATCATTTATCGCGCCGATTTCGGTCACTATGCCGATCTGATGCGCTTCATGCTGTCTGAATGCAGCGAAAATCATCCGGGTGCCGCCGTGGCCCTGCATGATTATTTCGCCGCCCACCCGCTGCCCGCTGCATAG
- a CDS encoding arsenate reductase ArsC: MTMTESLRAYNVLFICAHNSARSILAEALLNRLGAGRFQAWSAGFSPVPAISPYALALLHKINYAPDALFTKPLTAVMGEKDPGFDFIIRLSPDRRGCPRAPQFKGEPVCVDWVLPDPCDIVGSSSTVAAAYADIFNHLAARLDTFANLPRQVLEAPAIAARLERMGEETLRLAA, translated from the coding sequence ATGACGATGACTGAGAGTTTGCGTGCCTATAATGTGCTGTTCATCTGCGCCCACAATTCGGCGCGTTCTATTCTGGCCGAAGCCCTGCTCAATCGCTTAGGCGCGGGGCGTTTTCAGGCCTGGTCGGCGGGGTTTTCGCCGGTTCCGGCCATCAGCCCCTATGCGCTGGCCTTGCTGCACAAGATCAATTATGCGCCAGACGCCCTGTTCACCAAGCCGTTGACGGCGGTGATGGGTGAAAAGGATCCGGGTTTTGATTTCATCATCCGCCTGTCGCCGGATCGCCGGGGCTGTCCGCGCGCCCCGCAATTTAAGGGTGAGCCGGTCTGTGTGGACTGGGTCTTGCCCGATCCGTGCGATATTGTCGGGTCTTCGTCCACAGTTGCGGCGGCCTATGCCGATATTTTCAACCATCTGGCCGCCCGTCTCGACACATTCGCCAACCTGCCGCGTCAGGTGCTGGAAGCGCCAGCCATAGCGGCACGGCTGGAACGCATGGGCGAAGAGACGCTCCGTCTGGCGGCCTGA
- the ctrA gene encoding response regulator transcription factor CtrA: MRVLLIEDDSATAQSIELMLKSEGFNVYTTDLGEEGIDLGKIYDYDLILLDLSLPDMSGLEVLRQLRVGKINTPIMILSGTSEIDTKVKTLGSGADDYMTKPFHKDELIARIHAVVRRSKGHAQSVIRTGDILVNLDAKTVEVAGNRVHLTGKEYEMLELLSLRKGTTLTKEMFLNHLYGGMDEPELKIIDVFICKLRKKLAVAADGNHYIETVWGRGYVLRDPHDQGSIVAA; encoded by the coding sequence ATGCGCGTACTGCTGATTGAAGACGACAGCGCGACCGCTCAGAGCATCGAACTGATGCTCAAATCGGAAGGCTTTAACGTCTATACGACCGACCTCGGTGAGGAAGGCATCGATCTGGGCAAGATCTATGACTATGATCTGATCCTGCTCGACCTCTCCCTGCCCGACATGTCGGGTCTGGAAGTGCTGCGCCAGTTGCGCGTCGGCAAGATCAACACACCGATCATGATCCTGTCGGGCACGTCGGAAATCGACACCAAGGTCAAGACGCTCGGCTCTGGTGCCGACGACTACATGACCAAGCCCTTCCACAAGGATGAGCTGATCGCCCGCATCCATGCTGTGGTGCGCCGTTCCAAGGGCCACGCCCAGTCGGTCATCCGTACGGGCGACATCCTGGTCAATCTCGACGCCAAGACGGTCGAAGTGGCGGGCAACCGCGTTCACCTGACCGGCAAGGAATACGAAATGCTGGAGCTGTTGTCCCTGCGTAAGGGCACGACGCTGACCAAGGAAATGTTCCTCAACCATCTCTATGGCGGGATGGATGAGCCCGAACTGAAGATTATCGACGTGTTCATCTGCAAGCTGCGCAAGAAGCTGGCCGTGGCCGCCGATGGCAACCACTATATCGAAACCGTCTGGGGCCGCGGCTATGTGCTGCGCGATCCGCACGATCAGGGCTCGATCGTCGCCGCCTGA
- a CDS encoding response regulator, whose translation MADPMRVMIVEDNEALAQTTGWLVEVLGYDYRLALTARAALEEAGDFRPDVMMLDIGLPGMSGYDLCRALRALPELADTIFIAQTGWGESEHRRLTAEAGFHHHLVKPLAIEKLEAVLGDIARTKVA comes from the coding sequence ATGGCCGATCCGATGCGCGTGATGATCGTTGAGGACAACGAGGCGCTGGCGCAGACCACGGGTTGGCTGGTGGAGGTGCTCGGCTACGACTACCGGCTGGCCCTGACCGCCAGGGCGGCGCTGGAAGAGGCCGGTGATTTCCGTCCCGATGTGATGATGCTCGATATAGGCCTGCCCGGCATGAGCGGCTATGATCTGTGCCGGGCCTTGCGCGCCCTGCCCGAACTGGCCGACACGATCTTTATCGCCCAGACCGGCTGGGGCGAAAGCGAACACCGCCGCCTGACCGCCGAGGCGGGCTTTCACCACCATCTCGTCAAGCCGCTCGCCATCGAAAAACTGGAAGCGGTGCTGGGCGACATCGCCCGGACAAAGGTGGCGTAA
- a CDS encoding response regulator produces MSFAPYDKPVQILIVDDREENLLSLEAVLRRDGLEMLKASSGTEALELLLKHEVALALLDVQMPDMDGFELAETLRGNVRTRQIPIIFLTAGSTDRQRRFRGYETGAVDFLEKPLEPDILRSKVAVFCELYAQRRQIAVQRDNLKAFAEENVRLLKDSRAHAEALKAADQRKDEFLATLAHELRNPLSPIRNGLQILRMAPEGPRAEEVRGMMDRQLTHLVRLIDDLLDVSRVSRGKIDLRRVRMSLQEAIHAAIETSRPLIDANHHHFSYDVPEMPLWVDGDLTRLAQVVSNLLNNAAKYTPEGGDIGLSITPRGGFVDIAVKDNGLGIDADMLPRVFELFTQADRHLDRSQGGLGIGLALVAKLVDMHGGTSRATSEGAGKGSVFTVSLPLARGEGEAVSAAVAVAPESQRPLNVLIVDDNVDSAQTTRWMLDLTGHISTVAHDGHTALDVARQLRPDVILLDIGMPGMDGYEVCRALRTMPETAGKLIIAQTGWGQESDRQKAFDAGFDHHITKPVSLDKLVELLERATF; encoded by the coding sequence ATGAGCTTCGCCCCTTACGACAAACCGGTGCAGATACTGATCGTCGATGACCGCGAGGAAAACCTCCTGTCGCTGGAGGCGGTCTTGCGACGTGACGGGCTGGAGATGCTCAAGGCCAGCTCCGGCACCGAGGCGCTGGAACTCCTGCTCAAACATGAGGTGGCCCTGGCCCTGCTCGATGTGCAGATGCCCGACATGGACGGCTTCGAGCTGGCCGAAACCCTGCGCGGCAATGTGCGCACCCGGCAGATTCCGATCATCTTCCTGACGGCGGGTTCCACCGACCGTCAGCGCCGGTTTCGCGGTTATGAAACGGGCGCGGTCGATTTTCTCGAAAAGCCGCTGGAGCCCGATATTCTGCGCTCCAAGGTGGCGGTGTTTTGTGAGCTGTACGCCCAGCGCCGCCAGATCGCCGTGCAGCGCGACAATCTCAAAGCGTTCGCCGAGGAAAATGTCCGCCTGCTCAAGGACAGCCGCGCTCACGCCGAGGCGCTGAAGGCGGCTGATCAGCGCAAGGATGAGTTTCTGGCCACACTGGCGCACGAACTGCGCAACCCGCTGTCCCCGATCCGGAATGGTCTGCAAATCCTGCGCATGGCCCCCGAAGGCCCGCGCGCCGAAGAGGTGCGCGGCATGATGGATCGCCAGCTTACCCATCTGGTGCGGCTGATCGATGACCTGCTCGATGTGTCGCGCGTCAGCCGTGGCAAGATCGATCTGCGGCGCGTGCGCATGAGCCTGCAAGAGGCGATCCACGCCGCCATCGAAACCTCAAGGCCGCTGATCGATGCCAATCACCACCATTTCAGCTATGATGTGCCCGAAATGCCCCTGTGGGTCGATGGCGATCTGACGCGCCTGGCTCAGGTGGTGTCCAACCTGCTTAATAACGCCGCCAAATATACGCCCGAAGGCGGCGACATCGGTCTGAGCATCACGCCGCGCGGTGGTTTTGTCGATATTGCGGTCAAGGATAATGGCCTCGGCATCGACGCCGATATGCTGCCGAGGGTATTTGAGCTGTTCACCCAGGCTGACCGTCACCTCGACCGTTCGCAAGGCGGGCTTGGCATTGGTCTGGCTCTGGTGGCCAAGCTGGTCGATATGCACGGCGGCACATCGCGCGCCACCTCGGAAGGGGCTGGCAAGGGTTCGGTCTTCACGGTCAGCCTGCCTCTGGCGCGCGGCGAGGGCGAGGCGGTCAGCGCCGCCGTGGCGGTGGCGCCGGAAAGCCAGCGCCCGCTCAATGTGCTGATCGTCGATGATAATGTCGATTCTGCCCAGACCACGCGCTGGATGCTCGATCTGACCGGCCATATATCGACCGTGGCGCATGACGGGCACACGGCGCTGGATGTGGCGCGCCAGCTTCGGCCCGATGTCATTCTGCTTGATATCGGGATGCCGGGCATGGATGGTTATGAGGTGTGCCGTGCCTTACGCACCATGCCGGAAACCGCCGGTAAGCTGATCATCGCCCAGACCGGCTGGGGGCAGGAAAGCGACCGGCAAAAAGCTTTCGACGCCGGTTTCGACCACCATATCACCAAGCCGGTCAGTCTGGACAAGCTGGTCGAACTACTGGAGCGGGCGACATTCTGA
- a CDS encoding chemotaxis protein CheB, protein MGAKALKAVVMGTSAGGLGALSSVLPALPKTFPLPVMVVIHLPADRKSIMAELLSETCALTVSEAEDKEDILPGHIYFAPPDYHLLVEANGRLSLSADEPVLFSRPSIDVLFESAADVYGEGLMAVVLTGANEDGAAGARAVAQAGGRVIVQDPQTAFASAMPEAALVAVPQAHVLMPDMIASELIRVACA, encoded by the coding sequence ATGGGTGCAAAGGCTTTGAAAGCGGTGGTGATGGGCACCTCGGCGGGGGGCTTGGGCGCTTTGTCGAGCGTGCTGCCAGCCTTACCGAAAACCTTTCCCCTGCCGGTCATGGTGGTGATCCACCTGCCCGCCGACCGCAAGAGCATCATGGCCGAGCTTTTGTCGGAAACCTGCGCCCTGACGGTCAGTGAAGCCGAGGATAAGGAGGACATACTGCCCGGTCATATCTATTTTGCGCCGCCCGATTATCACCTGCTGGTCGAGGCCAATGGGCGGCTGTCGCTGTCCGCCGACGAGCCGGTGCTGTTTTCGCGGCCGTCGATCGACGTGTTGTTCGAAAGCGCCGCCGATGTCTATGGTGAGGGCCTGATGGCGGTGGTGCTGACCGGCGCCAACGAAGACGGGGCCGCCGGTGCGCGCGCTGTGGCGCAGGCGGGTGGCCGGGTGATCGTACAGGATCCGCAGACGGCCTTTGCCTCTGCCATGCCGGAGGCGGCGCTGGTCGCGGTGCCGCAGGCGCATGTGCTGATGCCGGACATGATCGCCTCCGAACTGATCCGGGTGGCCTGCGCATGA
- a CDS encoding CheR family methyltransferase — protein MDAPLNAALSPRAAIPLKTEDIELRLLLEAVFQKYHYDFRGYAMASVKRRLSQAREHFACATFSQLQDLVLHDDGMMGRLLPFLTVQVSELFRDPAYFRAIREKVVPHLKTYPSLKVWIAGCSTGEELYSFVILFREEGLESRTLFYATDINAEALRSAEAGVYGLDRIRLFTENHRLSGGRSSLSDYYTAAYGAASFDKSLRKNVVFSDHSLATDAVFAETHLTSCRNVLIYFDRELQDRAIGLFKGSLAHKGFLGLGSKETLRFSRHADAFADFAREERIYQKRERA, from the coding sequence ATGGATGCCCCGTTAAACGCCGCGCTGTCGCCGCGCGCCGCCATCCCGCTCAAGACGGAAGATATCGAACTGCGCCTGCTGCTGGAGGCGGTGTTTCAGAAATATCATTACGATTTTCGCGGTTACGCTATGGCCTCGGTCAAGCGCAGGCTCAGTCAGGCGCGCGAACATTTTGCCTGCGCCACCTTCTCGCAATTGCAGGATCTGGTGCTGCATGATGACGGTATGATGGGCCGGCTTCTGCCGTTCCTGACCGTGCAGGTCAGCGAACTGTTCCGCGATCCGGCCTATTTCCGCGCCATCCGCGAAAAGGTGGTGCCGCATCTGAAAACCTATCCGTCGCTTAAAGTATGGATTGCCGGCTGTTCGACCGGCGAGGAATTGTACAGCTTTGTCATCCTGTTCCGCGAAGAGGGGCTGGAAAGCCGTACCCTCTTCTACGCCACCGACATCAATGCCGAGGCCCTGCGCAGCGCCGAGGCCGGGGTTTATGGCCTCGACCGCATCCGGCTGTTTACCGAAAACCACCGGCTGTCGGGCGGGCGTTCATCCTTGTCCGACTATTATACCGCCGCCTATGGTGCGGCCTCGTTCGACAAATCCTTGCGCAAGAATGTCGTCTTTTCCGATCACAGTCTGGCCACGGACGCGGTGTTCGCCGAAACCCACCTGACCTCGTGCCGCAATGTGTTGATCTATTTCGACCGCGAATTGCAGGATCGCGCCATCGGCCTGTTCAAGGGCTCGCTGGCCCATAAGGGCTTTCTGGGCCTCGGCTCCAAGGAAACCCTGCGCTTTTCGCGCCATGCCGACGCCTTTGCCGATTTCGCGCGTGAAGAGCGCATCTATCAGAAGCGGGAGCGCGCCTGA